In Dromiciops gliroides isolate mDroGli1 chromosome 4, mDroGli1.pri, whole genome shotgun sequence, one DNA window encodes the following:
- the LOC122756110 gene encoding keratin-associated protein 9-1-like isoform X1, with the protein MVSSCCGSTCCGQSCGSGCCAPCCCRTACCFRPACYQCVYCRTNCYKPTCIVSTCCRPTCCQPCCQPCCPSSCCGSSCCQPCCRPSCCVSSCCQPCCPSSCCGSSCCQPCCPSSCCGSSCCQPCCRPSCCVSSCCQPCCRPSCCISSCCQPCCRPSCCISSCCQPCCRPTCCRTTCCRPTCCGSSCC; encoded by the coding sequence ATGGTCAGTTCCTGTTGTGGCTCCACCTGCTGTGGCCAGAGTTGTGGCTCTGGTTGCTGTGCCCCCTGTTGCTGTCGGACTGCCTGCTGCTTCCGGCCAGCCTGCTACCAGTGCGTCTATTGTAGGACCAACTGTTACAAGCCCACCTGCATTGTGTCCACCTGTTGCCGCCCCACCTGCTGCCAACCTTGCTGCCAGCCCTGCTGCCCCTCCAGCTGTTGTGGGTCCAGCTGCTGCCAGCCCTGCTGCCGCCCCAGCTGCTGTGTGTCCAGCTGCTGCCAGCCCTGCTGCCCCTCCAGCTGCTGTGGGTCCAGCTGCTGCCAGCCCTGCTGCCCCTCCAGCTGCTGTGGGTCCAGCTGCTGCCAGCCCTGCTGCCGCCCCAGCTGCTGTGTGTCCAGCTGCTGCCAGCCCTGCTGCCGCCCCAGCTGCTGTATTTCTAGCTGCTGCCAGCCCTGCTGCCGCCCCAGCTGCTGTATTTCTAGCTGCTGCCAGCCTTGCTGCCGCCCCACCTGCTGCAGAACCACCTGCTGCCGCCCAACCTGCTGTGGCTCCTCCTGCTGCTGA
- the LOC122756110 gene encoding keratin-associated protein 4-12-like isoform X2, protein MVSSCCGSTCCGQSCGSGCCAPCCCRTACCFRPPCCRPSCCVSSCCQPCCPSSCCGSSCCQPCCPSSCCGSSCCQPCCRPSCCVSSCCQPCCRPSCCISSCCQPCCRPSCCISSCCQPCCRPTCCRTTCCRPTCCGSSCC, encoded by the exons ATGGTCAGTTCCTGTTGTGGCTCCACCTGCTGTGGCCAGAGTTGTGGCTCTGGTTGCTGTGCCCCCTGTTGCTGTCGGACTGCCTGCTGCTTCCGGCCA CCCTGCTGCCGCCCCAGCTGCTGTGTGTCCAGCTGCTGCCAGCCCTGCTGCCCCTCCAGCTGCTGTGGGTCCAGCTGCTGCCAGCCCTGCTGCCCCTCCAGCTGCTGTGGGTCCAGCTGCTGCCAGCCCTGCTGCCGCCCCAGCTGCTGTGTGTCCAGCTGCTGCCAGCCCTGCTGCCGCCCCAGCTGCTGTATTTCTAGCTGCTGCCAGCCCTGCTGCCGCCCCAGCTGCTGTATTTCTAGCTGCTGCCAGCCTTGCTGCCGCCCCACCTGCTGCAGAACCACCTGCTGCCGCCCAACCTGCTGTGGCTCCTCCTGCTGCTGA